The following coding sequences lie in one Myxococcales bacterium genomic window:
- the nuoL gene encoding NADH-quinone oxidoreductase subunit L → MDFGFAIERTLLWIVLLPFFGAMLNGIFGRSSSRTVVSSVGVGAVAGSFVLALIACTELFRGGEVLVFNVYEWFSIGVGTHVIPIHVSLMLDRLSGVMTLMVTSVGLLIHIYSMGYMHDDPAYGRFFAYLNLFMGSMLLLVLADCMPVMFVGWEGVGLCSYLLIGFWYDNATYAAAGRKAFVVNRIGDFGVLLAMFLLASTVYSLDFHDINAQSTHLLGALWPGHSALTMTLATAVGLLIMLGCAGKSAQIPLYVWLPDAMAGPTPVSALIHAATMVTAGVYLCARLSPVLVQSPTVMMVIASVGAATALFAATIAVTQREMKRVLAYSTVSQLGFMFAAVGTGAFAAGVFHVFTHAFFKACLFLGAGSVMHAVAAHGDADLFKLGGLRKALPRTHWTFLVSCIAIAGLPGFSGFFSKDEILLGAALAGTHTGAQYFAWPWFGWLIWGALLLAATLTSFYMFRLYFLTFSGSFRGTGHPHESPLSMTFPLAALATGAALSGYLGFPHALHVLPNLWSIWFAPVFGTATETIHGTSEHVEPGIVWLSMASGTGAAVIGLLTAFVMYKGGRLSAGEKLAHAMPRLYRGSLAKWHVDELYQLFIIGPMTKLARLSAGIDRVVVDGLTHLTGALVRMAGYGVSRFQSGIIFAYSAAMMIGMLGLGWWLLFPHGEVFAFSKDTEVHFRATEGMGYSYRWDFNSDGEFDTDWSRDAQRARRRYDVTDVQGGGVRIEGGQLAPGYRRIYLRLGEQRTLDLGGMLYGSTWRDLRGRQAVKGLPTIRYGAAILSAPGHAVELEPGELPANLLGAWHQSGKRFRLPTLAISGDHYTLDPQGGRVLFKGKLLRTPFAMRPGDTVRIGQARLRISGSIFIRPYGTPLRLGLDQGAASERVIELRAGERAYLGSPDAGLIIAAENWVEATVAIRSAFGNTARRKVRAILNLTATRPAPGEVPTLVGTRASLKEAG, encoded by the coding sequence ATGGATTTCGGTTTTGCGATTGAACGTACGTTACTTTGGATAGTGCTGTTGCCGTTCTTCGGAGCAATGCTCAACGGCATATTCGGGCGTTCAAGTTCGCGCACAGTGGTCAGTAGTGTCGGCGTCGGCGCTGTCGCGGGTTCATTTGTGCTGGCACTTATTGCGTGCACGGAACTCTTCCGCGGCGGCGAAGTCCTAGTGTTTAATGTGTACGAGTGGTTTTCCATTGGCGTGGGAACACACGTCATTCCTATCCATGTTTCTTTGATGTTGGATCGCCTGAGCGGCGTGATGACCCTGATGGTGACCAGCGTTGGGTTGTTAATTCACATCTACAGCATGGGCTACATGCATGATGATCCAGCTTACGGCCGGTTCTTCGCTTATTTAAATCTTTTCATGGGCTCAATGTTGCTATTGGTTCTCGCAGATTGCATGCCGGTCATGTTTGTGGGTTGGGAAGGCGTTGGGCTTTGTAGCTACTTGCTCATTGGCTTCTGGTACGACAACGCGACCTATGCGGCGGCGGGGCGCAAAGCCTTTGTGGTCAACCGTATTGGTGATTTTGGCGTATTGCTGGCGATGTTTCTGTTGGCCAGCACCGTGTATTCGCTAGATTTTCATGACATCAATGCCCAATCGACCCATTTGCTGGGCGCATTATGGCCAGGGCATTCAGCCTTGACCATGACTTTGGCGACCGCTGTCGGATTATTGATCATGCTGGGGTGCGCGGGGAAGAGCGCGCAGATTCCCCTGTATGTCTGGCTGCCCGACGCGATGGCGGGTCCCACGCCTGTCTCGGCACTCATTCATGCGGCCACGATGGTTACAGCTGGCGTATATCTGTGTGCGAGGCTCTCTCCCGTTTTGGTGCAATCGCCCACCGTCATGATGGTGATAGCAAGCGTTGGCGCGGCGACGGCGCTTTTCGCCGCAACGATTGCGGTGACTCAACGGGAGATGAAACGGGTGTTGGCCTATTCCACGGTAAGCCAGCTCGGGTTCATGTTTGCCGCGGTGGGAACTGGCGCGTTTGCCGCGGGTGTGTTTCACGTATTTACGCACGCTTTCTTTAAGGCGTGTCTTTTCCTGGGTGCGGGCTCTGTTATGCATGCGGTGGCTGCCCACGGAGATGCGGATCTCTTTAAGCTTGGGGGCTTGCGCAAGGCGCTCCCGAGAACTCACTGGACATTCCTGGTCAGTTGCATTGCCATTGCCGGCCTTCCCGGATTTAGCGGATTTTTTTCGAAAGACGAGATTTTGCTCGGCGCTGCTTTGGCGGGGACGCACACCGGCGCGCAATATTTCGCATGGCCCTGGTTCGGATGGCTGATTTGGGGCGCATTACTGCTCGCTGCGACGCTCACGTCGTTCTATATGTTTCGGTTGTACTTTCTCACCTTCTCGGGAAGCTTTCGGGGCACGGGGCATCCGCACGAATCCCCGTTGTCGATGACCTTTCCTCTGGCTGCGCTCGCAACGGGTGCAGCGCTTTCTGGCTACCTCGGTTTTCCGCACGCCTTGCATGTGTTGCCGAACCTTTGGAGCATATGGTTTGCCCCCGTATTTGGTACGGCAACTGAAACGATCCATGGCACGAGCGAACATGTGGAACCCGGCATTGTGTGGTTGAGCATGGCGTCGGGCACGGGAGCCGCGGTGATCGGCTTGCTCACGGCGTTCGTCATGTACAAAGGCGGCCGGCTGAGCGCGGGCGAGAAGTTGGCGCACGCAATGCCCCGACTCTATCGTGGTTCGCTTGCGAAATGGCATGTCGATGAATTGTATCAGTTGTTTATCATTGGTCCGATGACAAAACTCGCGCGGCTAAGCGCGGGCATCGATCGTGTGGTCGTAGACGGGCTAACACATCTTACGGGAGCTTTAGTTCGGATGGCCGGGTATGGCGTCTCGCGTTTTCAATCGGGAATTATTTTTGCGTACTCCGCGGCGATGATGATCGGAATGCTGGGCCTAGGATGGTGGTTGCTATTCCCTCACGGCGAAGTGTTTGCTTTTAGCAAAGACACCGAGGTCCATTTTCGAGCCACCGAGGGTATGGGTTACAGCTACCGGTGGGATTTCAATTCCGATGGTGAGTTTGACACGGATTGGAGTCGCGATGCGCAACGTGCTCGCCGCCGATATGATGTGACGGATGTACAAGGCGGAGGCGTGCGCATCGAGGGCGGCCAGCTCGCGCCGGGGTACAGGCGTATTTACCTCAGGTTGGGAGAACAGAGAACGCTCGATTTGGGCGGCATGCTTTACGGCTCCACATGGCGCGATCTTCGTGGTCGGCAAGCCGTCAAGGGATTACCAACGATACGATATGGGGCGGCGATTCTCAGTGCGCCGGGTCATGCGGTCGAACTTGAGCCCGGCGAGCTTCCGGCCAACCTTTTGGGCGCTTGGCACCAAAGCGGGAAACGTTTTCGCCTTCCCACATTGGCAATTTCTGGAGACCACTACACGCTTGATCCGCAAGGGGGGCGGGTGCTATTTAAGGGAAAGCTCCTCCGTACCCCGTTTGCGATGCGTCCGGGCGATACCGTGCGCATTGGCCAAGCCCGACTCCGGATCTCTGGTTCGATCTTCATCCGCCCCTATGGGACGCCTCTCCGACTCGGGTTGGATCAGGGTGCGGCCTCCGAAAGGGTGATCGAGCTAAGGGCTGGGGAGCGTGCGTATCTGGGCAGTCCGGATGCTGGTCTTATCATTGCTGCTGAAAACTGGGTGGAGGCTACGGTCGCCATTCGGAGCGCATTCGGCAACACGGCACGCCGCAAAGTGCGCGCTATCTTAAATCTCACCGCGACAAGGCCTGCGCCGGGGGAGGTGCCCACTCTTGTCGGTACCCGTGCGTCTCTCAAGGAGGCTGGATGA
- a CDS encoding extensin family protein → MTPEMASEMPHELRLLDVPAGRSIANLEEKLCYELLETHSIAFEHVSQEEASEVEMPIRLMSPVGGVTIEGHHHGPSMVLDCRLAIAILAWSDSLREAHVGALRHFSIYRAHAVVAGTGKLSGHARGLAIDLAALEFDNGAVTSVLDDWHPRQRGRSPCDTYPNEPELSTVWRILICETVSRDLFQVVLTPHHDSAHANHVHLEVVPKVDWSYIR, encoded by the coding sequence ATGACACCCGAGATGGCGTCAGAAATGCCCCACGAGCTGCGGCTGCTGGATGTGCCAGCGGGCCGTAGCATCGCCAATCTTGAGGAAAAGCTCTGCTACGAACTCCTGGAGACGCATTCAATCGCGTTCGAGCACGTATCTCAAGAAGAAGCCTCGGAAGTCGAGATGCCCATTCGATTAATGTCCCCTGTCGGCGGCGTGACCATCGAAGGGCATCATCATGGTCCATCGATGGTGCTCGATTGTCGATTGGCGATTGCAATATTGGCGTGGTCTGACTCTTTGCGTGAAGCACACGTTGGGGCGCTCCGACATTTTTCAATCTATCGTGCACACGCCGTTGTAGCAGGTACCGGAAAGCTGAGCGGGCATGCCCGTGGCCTTGCCATTGATCTTGCGGCTTTGGAGTTTGACAATGGGGCTGTCACCAGCGTGCTGGACGATTGGCATCCCCGCCAACGGGGCCGGTCCCCTTGCGACACGTATCCCAACGAGCCGGAACTCTCCACCGTATGGCGCATTTTGATATGCGAGACGGTGAGTCGTGATTTGTTCCAGGTGGTGCTCACTCCTCACCATGATTCTGCTCACGCAAACCATGTGCATCTAGAGGTCGTGCCCAAGGTCGACTGGTCCTATATTCGATGA
- a CDS encoding NADH-quinone oxidoreductase subunit N encodes MHWFFIAPLLCVLLGAFTVMLADAFSDEHADHAFVASGVLFLTLALSASLFFLHAQSPVPGLFSRYLSSDYSALFFDIVIVSGALLSTLLAGGYLKEHGLERGEFYVLLLLSTFGAMILARATDLLSIFIGLETMSLGVYCLVAYRHASPRATEASLKYFLLGSFSAAIFLFGSALLYGATGVTGLAEIGKSIASGSPDLRLVIVAMLLLLTGMAFKVSAVPFHMWTPDAYEGAVTPISTYMSIVVKAAAFALLIRVMLGLFADPVNTNMSSGWPPLLGVLAGLTMIVGNLCAVVQQSVKRMLAYSSISHAGFILLGVACAPEGGKYALASVFFYLLAYTVSNALAFGSLILMGSRGKEAVSYEDLAGIGIRRPLAALPLTLGMLSLMGMPPTAGFFAKYYVLSSAVDAGGLMLWVAIVGVVTSAIGAYYYLRVLVYAYMRQPEVNAPIAVPMRSGYVVVGLSLASIFVIKMGLMPAGYIAWVLRAAAQMY; translated from the coding sequence ATGCACTGGTTTTTCATCGCTCCTTTGCTATGCGTGCTCCTCGGCGCCTTTACGGTGATGCTGGCCGACGCGTTTTCCGATGAACACGCAGATCACGCATTCGTCGCTTCCGGGGTTCTATTTTTGACCCTTGCTTTGTCCGCTTCCCTATTTTTTTTGCACGCCCAGAGTCCCGTTCCTGGTCTTTTTAGTCGCTACCTGTCTTCGGATTATTCGGCATTATTTTTTGATATCGTCATTGTCTCTGGTGCCCTCCTAAGCACGTTGCTTGCCGGCGGCTATCTCAAGGAGCATGGGCTTGAGCGCGGCGAATTCTATGTGCTGCTTTTATTGTCCACGTTTGGCGCAATGATTCTAGCAAGAGCGACAGATCTCTTATCTATTTTTATCGGCCTAGAGACGATGTCTTTGGGAGTTTACTGCCTGGTTGCCTATCGACATGCTAGTCCTCGCGCGACCGAGGCAAGCTTGAAGTACTTTTTGTTAGGCTCGTTTTCTGCTGCGATTTTTCTGTTTGGTAGCGCTCTTCTGTATGGCGCAACCGGCGTGACGGGGCTTGCGGAGATCGGCAAAAGCATCGCTTCCGGTTCTCCTGATCTGCGTTTGGTAATTGTTGCAATGCTGCTATTGCTCACGGGAATGGCTTTTAAGGTGAGCGCCGTGCCATTTCATATGTGGACGCCGGATGCCTACGAAGGAGCTGTGACGCCGATCAGCACCTATATGTCGATCGTGGTGAAAGCGGCCGCTTTTGCCCTTTTGATCCGTGTGATGTTGGGACTTTTCGCCGATCCAGTGAATACGAATATGTCATCAGGATGGCCCCCGCTTCTCGGGGTTTTGGCGGGGCTTACGATGATAGTCGGCAACCTTTGTGCGGTGGTGCAGCAAAGTGTCAAACGAATGCTGGCCTATTCCTCGATCTCTCATGCCGGCTTCATTTTGCTGGGGGTCGCCTGCGCCCCTGAGGGAGGCAAATATGCGCTCGCCTCGGTGTTTTTCTATTTGCTGGCTTATACGGTGTCAAATGCTTTGGCGTTTGGTTCTCTGATTCTTATGGGTTCCCGCGGAAAGGAAGCAGTGAGCTACGAGGATCTTGCTGGGATCGGTATCCGGAGGCCGTTGGCGGCGCTACCCTTAACTCTCGGTATGCTGTCGCTGATGGGCATGCCGCCAACCGCTGGATTTTTCGCGAAATACTATGTGCTCTCTTCGGCGGTAGATGCCGGCGGGTTGATGCTATGGGTGGCGATTGTCGGTGTTGTGACGAGTGCAATCGGTGCCTATTACTATCTCCGAGTTTTGGTATACGCTTACATGCGGCAACCAGAGGTGAATGCGCCGATTGCTGTGCCCATGCGTTCAGGTTATGTCGTGGTGGGTCTTTCATTGGCAAGTATCTTTGTGATTAAGATGGGGCTCATGCCCGCAGGCTACATCGCGTGGGTCTTACGGGCCGCGGCACAAATGTATTAG
- the nuoK gene encoding NADH-quinone oxidoreductase subunit NuoK yields the protein MSLGHYLALSCVIFGIGAIGFLTRRNMLIQLMSIELMLNAVNLTLIAFNRWMPENHTGQLFAFFVIAIAAAEASVGLAIIISLFRLRQGIRSDEANLLKH from the coding sequence ATGAGCTTGGGCCATTATCTCGCGCTTTCATGTGTGATTTTCGGCATTGGTGCCATTGGTTTTTTAACCCGTCGGAACATGCTCATTCAGCTCATGTCGATTGAGTTGATGTTAAACGCCGTTAACCTCACCTTGATCGCATTCAATAGGTGGATGCCTGAAAACCACACAGGCCAGCTATTTGCATTTTTTGTCATTGCCATTGCAGCCGCGGAAGCCTCGGTGGGCCTAGCGATTATCATTAGCTTGTTCCGCCTCCGTCAAGGAATTCGAAGTGACGAAGCTAATCTCCTAAAACACTAG
- a CDS encoding ABC transporter permease, with protein sequence MDRIYAIALNTFREAVRDRVLYGLLGFASAVLLFSLALAELSLNQQQRVVRDIGIASISLFSVLVAIFLGSSLLYKEIERKTLYIILPKPIARYEFLLGKYLGISLTAGVFVAIMGAIQLWVMSIQAGVPAWVSFGMPIFVVGVLLLAMWRARDKTAVLIPWSVFALLGGVGALHYAAQPPIPVLAMLVLIFAEVTVLAAVAMVFSSFSTPFLTGVFTLGVWIVGRSADDMATMKSKVLAPSVRTMLRWFSEVVPNFSLYVPGYRTLTMPMRDGSGPGIYLLNTLGYTVLYAGLLLGLAALIFRRRDFL encoded by the coding sequence ATGGACCGTATTTACGCCATCGCGCTTAACACCTTTCGAGAAGCGGTCAGAGATCGCGTTCTGTACGGTTTGTTGGGTTTTGCTTCTGCGGTCTTGTTGTTTAGTTTGGCGTTGGCGGAGCTTTCGCTGAACCAGCAGCAGCGGGTTGTGCGCGATATCGGAATTGCATCGATCTCCTTGTTCTCTGTGCTCGTTGCAATCTTCTTGGGCTCGTCGCTCCTGTATAAGGAGATCGAGCGAAAAACCCTCTACATTATTTTGCCGAAACCCATCGCCCGCTATGAATTCCTACTGGGCAAATATCTAGGGATCAGTCTCACCGCCGGCGTTTTTGTCGCCATCATGGGTGCAATTCAATTGTGGGTCATGTCCATACAAGCCGGTGTGCCAGCGTGGGTGAGCTTTGGCATGCCGATATTCGTAGTTGGCGTGTTGTTGTTGGCCATGTGGCGCGCGCGCGACAAGACGGCGGTGCTGATTCCGTGGTCGGTGTTCGCTCTTTTGGGCGGGGTTGGAGCCCTACACTATGCGGCGCAACCCCCGATTCCGGTGCTTGCTATGCTGGTGTTGATTTTCGCCGAAGTGACGGTACTTGCTGCGGTCGCCATGGTATTTTCATCCTTTTCGACACCCTTTCTTACGGGAGTTTTTACGCTGGGAGTCTGGATTGTGGGCCGGTCCGCGGATGATATGGCCACAATGAAATCCAAGGTGCTCGCCCCAAGTGTGCGCACCATGCTACGTTGGTTTTCAGAAGTGGTGCCCAACTTTAGTTTATACGTGCCGGGCTACCGAACGCTGACCATGCCCATGCGCGACGGATCAGGCCCCGGCATCTATCTGCTCAATACTCTGGGATACACAGTGCTTTACGCGGGCCTATTGCTTGGGTTAGCCGCGCTAATATTTCGTCGTCGAGATTTCTTGTGA
- the murA gene encoding UDP-N-acetylglucosamine 1-carboxyvinyltransferase, protein MDSIVIRGGRSLHGDVPISGSKNASLPILCASLLAEGKSVFRNVPDLRDIRTTSALLRHLGVHVEQTPGAVTVRNNGLTAHEAPYELVKQMRASVLVLGPLVARLGRARVSLPGGCAIGARPIDEHLRGLEAMGAHTTLDHGYVDVYAPAGGLRGASIVLEAPTVTGTENLMCAAVLAEGRTTLSNAAREPEVVELAKVLIKMGAKIHGAGTDVITIAGPSTLNPIEHSIVADRIEAGTFLVAAACTGGEIRLKGVVLDHLTALVAALRRAGVTIERDGAAVVAAGKPPFAPLEISTAPYPGFPTDMQAQIMVLMSLGAGMSTMAETIFENRFMHISELNRMGANIVQEGRVATVSGVERLQGAEVMATDLRASASLIIAGLAAEGTTTVRRVYHIDRGYEAIERKLGALGADISRIEGNL, encoded by the coding sequence GTGGATAGCATTGTCATTCGCGGGGGGCGCTCGCTACACGGGGATGTTCCGATCAGTGGGTCGAAGAATGCTTCCCTTCCGATTTTGTGCGCCTCATTGCTCGCGGAGGGTAAGTCGGTGTTTCGGAATGTGCCCGATCTGCGCGACATTCGAACAACCTCAGCCTTGCTCCGGCACTTGGGTGTGCATGTCGAGCAGACACCTGGTGCGGTGACGGTCCGAAATAATGGGCTCACCGCGCACGAAGCCCCTTATGAGTTGGTCAAGCAGATGCGAGCATCGGTTCTCGTCCTCGGTCCTTTGGTCGCGCGGCTCGGCCGCGCGCGAGTATCGTTACCTGGCGGCTGTGCGATTGGGGCACGACCTATCGATGAGCACTTGCGAGGACTTGAGGCCATGGGTGCTCACACGACGCTCGATCACGGTTACGTTGACGTGTACGCGCCGGCGGGAGGGCTCAGAGGAGCCAGTATTGTTCTAGAGGCCCCCACCGTCACAGGTACGGAAAATCTCATGTGCGCCGCTGTATTGGCAGAAGGGCGAACGACACTTTCCAATGCCGCGCGAGAACCTGAAGTAGTGGAACTTGCCAAAGTCCTTATAAAGATGGGTGCGAAGATCCACGGCGCTGGCACCGACGTGATCACCATAGCAGGTCCATCGACATTAAATCCCATCGAGCATTCGATTGTGGCCGATCGTATCGAAGCTGGCACTTTTTTGGTGGCGGCTGCCTGTACGGGTGGCGAGATCCGCTTAAAGGGCGTCGTTCTCGACCATCTTACTGCTCTCGTAGCAGCGCTTCGGCGCGCGGGTGTGACGATCGAACGGGACGGAGCCGCTGTGGTTGCCGCGGGCAAGCCGCCGTTTGCTCCGCTTGAGATCTCTACGGCACCGTATCCTGGGTTTCCCACCGATATGCAAGCCCAGATCATGGTGCTCATGAGTCTCGGGGCGGGCATGAGCACCATGGCTGAAACTATTTTTGAGAATCGCTTCATGCACATCAGCGAGCTCAATCGAATGGGCGCCAATATTGTGCAAGAGGGACGCGTGGCCACCGTGTCGGGTGTGGAACGGTTGCAAGGCGCGGAGGTCATGGCAACGGACTTGCGCGCCAGTGCCTCTCTGATCATCGCCGGTCTTGCCGCAGAAGGTACAACGACCGTGCGTCGGGTGTATCACATCGACCGAGGCTATGAGGCAATCGAACGGAAGCTTGGTGCGCTTGGTGCGGATATCAGTCGGATAGAGGGAAACCTCTAG
- a CDS encoding 4'-phosphopantetheinyl transferase superfamily protein — MLYARALETPKKSVDVWYWQTREVGESVRGAAEALLNDTEKARQKRLQLPSAKDEFCLSRYMLRTCLSTYCDVAATEWRFKDNVYGKPEISYPSLSEPLAFNLSHTLHGIALAVSSIDEVGIDLEHTERRASILEIAERFYSTREYNEIGMLPRDDGRRRFFEYWTLRESYVKARGLGAALLFAHLAFHIDRGGHVCLAPNPALNDDVSGWHFQLMSPEKRHVMALALRAKGRQPIVTTRHFNP; from the coding sequence ATGCTGTACGCTAGAGCGTTGGAAACTCCAAAGAAATCTGTGGATGTGTGGTACTGGCAAACCCGCGAGGTCGGCGAGTCCGTACGGGGCGCTGCGGAGGCGCTCCTAAATGACACCGAAAAGGCGCGTCAGAAACGCCTTCAGCTGCCAAGTGCCAAGGACGAGTTTTGCCTCAGCCGGTATATGCTGCGAACGTGCCTCTCGACGTACTGCGATGTTGCTGCCACGGAGTGGCGCTTCAAAGATAACGTTTATGGAAAGCCCGAGATTAGCTATCCATCCTTATCAGAGCCACTTGCTTTTAACCTGTCTCACACTCTCCATGGAATTGCATTGGCGGTGAGTTCTATAGACGAAGTGGGCATAGATTTGGAACACACCGAGCGGCGCGCTTCGATTCTAGAAATCGCAGAGCGCTTTTACTCGACAAGGGAATATAACGAGATCGGGATGCTGCCCAGAGACGATGGCAGGCGGCGCTTTTTTGAGTACTGGACGCTGCGCGAGTCCTATGTCAAAGCCCGCGGACTGGGGGCGGCATTATTGTTTGCACACCTGGCTTTTCACATAGACCGAGGCGGTCACGTTTGCTTGGCGCCCAACCCTGCCCTCAACGACGATGTAAGCGGGTGGCATTTTCAGCTCATGTCGCCCGAAAAACGACACGTCATGGCGCTGGCTCTGCGCGCCAAAGGCCGGCAACCCATTGTAACAACTAGGCATTTCAATCCCTAA
- a CDS encoding NADH-quinone oxidoreductase subunit M, which produces MIPHLLSVIVFAPLCAAAAMFFMPRQAHGLIRNFSVGVLVLVFAVSVAGLLVDPRLSWGVGYQLVEHAPWIPSLGIAYKVGVDGMSLWLVLLTTLLTPLALFASWGSITTKLKEYAIAFLLLEAGMLGAFVALDLFLFYVFWELMLIPMYLIIGMWGGPRRVYAAVKFFLYTMAGSLLMLVAILYVASQYKAVSGAYSFDIEELVQLVLPIGAQYWLFLAFALAFAIKIPLFPFHTWLPDAHVEAPTGGSVILAAVMLKLGGYGFIRFAMPLFPLASHKLTPLFLAHFAVIGIVYGAYCAWVQKDVKKLVAYSSVSHLGFVMLGIFSLNAYAVSGAILQMVSHGISTGALFLLVGVIYDRRHTRNLEDFGGLASVMPTYAALFVIVALSSIGLPGTNGFVGEFMILSGTFVSGFGGVAGLPWARVFATVATTGVIFAAVYMLHAVLRMFWGPSRSPKNANLPDISRREMRAIVPLVALVFWIGLFPRTLLDSMEPSVHAFVADYNRKLVATLNDDTPRLLTAEVPGKAQKAPREPKALSLWPWWPTRGGRS; this is translated from the coding sequence ATGATACCGCATTTGCTTAGTGTGATCGTCTTTGCTCCGTTGTGTGCCGCAGCGGCCATGTTTTTCATGCCGCGGCAAGCGCATGGGCTAATCCGAAACTTTAGCGTGGGGGTTTTGGTTCTTGTGTTCGCGGTATCCGTCGCTGGTCTATTGGTAGACCCACGCTTGAGTTGGGGCGTCGGCTACCAGTTGGTGGAGCATGCGCCCTGGATTCCGTCGTTGGGGATAGCTTATAAAGTTGGTGTCGACGGCATGTCCTTATGGCTGGTGCTTCTCACCACGCTGCTGACACCCCTAGCGCTTTTCGCATCGTGGGGTTCCATCACCACCAAGCTCAAAGAGTATGCCATTGCTTTTTTGCTTCTCGAGGCAGGGATGCTGGGAGCCTTTGTCGCGCTCGATCTGTTTCTCTTCTACGTGTTTTGGGAGCTCATGCTTATTCCCATGTATCTCATTATTGGGATGTGGGGCGGGCCCCGTCGCGTTTATGCGGCCGTGAAATTTTTCCTTTACACTATGGCGGGCAGTCTGCTGATGCTTGTCGCGATATTATACGTGGCGAGTCAATACAAGGCGGTCAGTGGTGCCTATTCTTTCGATATTGAGGAGCTGGTCCAACTCGTATTGCCCATCGGTGCACAATACTGGCTGTTTCTTGCCTTTGCCCTTGCGTTCGCCATTAAGATCCCATTATTTCCATTTCACACCTGGTTGCCGGACGCCCATGTGGAGGCGCCTACGGGCGGTTCAGTCATTCTGGCAGCGGTCATGCTCAAGTTGGGGGGATACGGGTTTATCCGCTTTGCCATGCCCCTTTTCCCCTTAGCATCGCACAAACTCACTCCGTTGTTTTTGGCGCATTTCGCAGTCATTGGCATCGTGTACGGCGCGTACTGCGCGTGGGTGCAGAAAGATGTCAAAAAGCTCGTAGCGTATAGCTCGGTTAGTCATCTCGGGTTTGTGATGCTGGGCATTTTTTCGCTAAATGCCTATGCGGTCTCGGGCGCCATCCTCCAGATGGTGAGCCACGGTATCTCAACCGGGGCGTTATTCTTATTGGTAGGCGTGATTTACGATCGGCGTCATACGCGAAATCTCGAGGATTTCGGAGGTCTGGCGAGTGTCATGCCCACCTATGCCGCCCTATTCGTGATTGTCGCCCTTAGTTCCATCGGATTGCCCGGAACCAACGGTTTCGTGGGGGAGTTTATGATTTTGTCGGGGACGTTTGTCTCGGGATTTGGTGGGGTAGCTGGGCTGCCATGGGCACGGGTGTTCGCCACGGTTGCAACCACCGGGGTTATTTTCGCTGCCGTATACATGTTGCACGCCGTGCTTCGGATGTTTTGGGGGCCGTCGAGGAGCCCAAAAAATGCGAATCTGCCCGACATTTCTCGCCGCGAGATGCGAGCAATCGTTCCATTGGTTGCGCTTGTGTTTTGGATCGGTTTGTTTCCCCGCACGCTACTTGATTCGATGGAGCCATCCGTGCATGCGTTTGTGGCGGATTATAATCGCAAGTTGGTAGCGACGCTGAACGACGATACGCCGCGGCTTCTGACAGCGGAGGTTCCGGGCAAGGCTCAGAAAGCTCCTCGCGAGCCCAAGGCGCTCAGTCTGTGGCCCTGGTGGCCGACCAGAGGAGGCCGTTCATGA
- the lepB gene encoding signal peptidase I, giving the protein MKENIKTIASALLLAIAIRIVLFEAFEIEGPSMEPSLLNGDRVVVAKFMFGLFLPFTDHAVLTWNSPKPTDVVILKSPMDNIDIVKRVIGVAGDRIEVRKDVVYRNGRPIPRRALGPCRPDPCSQYGGSSELLACSLWEERIFKHRYSVNFAEDSVENMTDTEPVIVPEGQLFVLGDHRDHSNDSRFFGLVPANRVKGRALSIYWSSQSAAEAVSRGQEGPWWSRIRFCRMAHAVR; this is encoded by the coding sequence GTGAAAGAAAACATCAAGACCATTGCGAGCGCGCTGCTTCTGGCGATAGCCATTCGCATCGTCTTGTTCGAGGCCTTTGAAATAGAGGGCCCATCCATGGAGCCGAGCCTTCTCAATGGTGATCGCGTGGTGGTCGCCAAGTTTATGTTCGGGTTATTTCTCCCCTTTACTGACCATGCAGTCCTGACATGGAATAGCCCGAAGCCCACGGATGTGGTCATCCTTAAAAGCCCGATGGATAATATTGACATTGTCAAGCGGGTCATTGGGGTGGCGGGCGACCGTATTGAAGTTCGAAAGGATGTGGTTTACCGCAACGGTCGACCTATCCCGCGGCGCGCGCTCGGCCCGTGTCGCCCCGACCCCTGTAGTCAGTATGGTGGCTCTTCGGAGCTTCTGGCGTGCAGTCTTTGGGAAGAACGCATTTTCAAGCACCGGTACAGCGTGAACTTCGCAGAAGACTCTGTGGAGAACATGACTGATACGGAACCGGTTATTGTGCCTGAAGGACAACTCTTTGTTTTAGGGGATCATCGCGATCATTCCAACGACAGCCGCTTTTTTGGGCTAGTGCCCGCCAATCGCGTCAAAGGCCGAGCGCTCAGCATTTATTGGTCATCCCAAAGTGCAGCAGAAGCCGTATCGCGCGGGCAAGAAGGCCCATGGTGGTCAAGGATTCGCTTTTGCCGAATGGCGCATGCTGTACGCTAG